In Mesoplasma florum L1, the DNA window TTGGCGTGAATAGATTTATGAATCCGTTTGCCATAGAAAAGGCAGTTATAGAACCACTAGCCAATACATCTGAGTCTTTTGCAAGAACTCCTCCTAGTAATGGGAATACTGCTCTTGCAAACCCTGATGTTGAAGGAATAAATAATGAAAGAGGAATAAATAATATAAATAGAATAATTAGAATACCTATTGATGAATTAATTCCACCAATTGAACTAGCTAAACCAGAAACAACTAATTGTTGTATAAGTGATTTTTCAAGTGCTCAACCAATTCCACCTGCAACAGCAATAACTAAACAAACTCCAAATAAATCTTTGGCTCCAGCCATAAATTGATCTAAGAAACCATCTTCACCTAATCCATTAACTAATCCAAGCACAATTGAAGATAATAAGAAAATTGCTGAAACAACAATAAATCCACCATTTCCAAAACCTTCAGCTTGACTTGATAAATAGGGAATGTGTGTATTTATTCATTCTCCAAATTTATAAAAAGGCCCATAACTTGTTTTGTTATCATAACCTAAAATACTATCTCAACCAACCATATAGAAAATCATTAAAATAAATGTTAATCCAAAAAATACTAAAGTTAATTTTCTTTTTCAATTCATGTCTATTTTTTCAGCTGCTTCATTTAAAAAGAATTTTTTATCTTCTTCCATTGTTTTGAAAACAACTGATTTTTGAGGATTCATTTTAACTCTTCATGAATATCACATTACAAAAATTATAGATGCAGTTGTCATAACAAATCAAGATGTAAGTCTTCAAACTAAACCATCACCAACAGATGTTTCAATGCCAGCACCAGAACCATTTATTGTATCAACAGCAACCCCAATTGCAAAAGGATTAACTGTTGAGTTCATTACACCAACACCAGCACCAAGTAAAACAATCATAAAACCAGTTAATTTATCAAAACCAGCTGCCATCATTAAAGGAATACAAATCATATAGAATCCTAAAGATTCTTCTGCCATACCTTCTGCACTACCAACTATAGAGAAGAAGACCATTAAAGGTATAATCGCTCATATTTCTTTACCTTTTAATGCAGATGTTATATTTTGCGAAAATCCTTCTAATGCTTTAGAACAAATAACAATATTTAAAAATCCTCCTAAAGCAACTAAGAAAACAATAATCTCAGCGCCACTGACAAATCCATTAATAGGAGCAATAAATAAATCAAATATTCCTAAAGCAACAATATCATGTGATTCATTTTTGTCATCGATAACACTAACACCACTTCATTTTAGAATTCAGCTTATAAAAATAATAAATGCAATGATTAACAAAAGAATTGTAAAAGCGGAAAGCATTTTAAATTGTTTTTTTTCTTTTGTTGATGGAACATCTTTATTTTTTTTGAAAGGATTTTTTATTTTAAAATCGTTTTTCATTAGAATTGACCCCAATCTTTAAAATTTATTAAGTAAAATGATTATATAAAAAAAAGAGTACTTTTAGTACCCTTGAAATATATTAATTTTCTTTTCTTTTAAAAACCTTATTTTTTAAATAGATTAAATCAGTTTTTATACTTATGCTATCTTCAATTTCAATGTTTGGGTTGATTTCTCCATCTCACCCATCCAAATATGGATCTTTCTTAAATTTGTATTCTTGAATTAAGAAAACAATAACATTAATAGTTAAAGAAACCACTAAGATAATTAAGAATCACATTCCTGACTGAGTTATTCCTCAGTCACCTTTAGCAATGTTTTTTGGCTCTCAAATAAATGCGAAAATTCCAAAGAAAATAAATATAGCCATAAAGAGTGAAGAAATAATCCCACAAACCATAAATAATTTAGTTTGTTCAACTTTAACTTTCTTTGTGAATCTATTAACAACACCTGCTACCATAACAGCTAATACCATTATAAAAACTAATGCACTAGTTCCAGAAGAAAACCAATTTATATAATCAGTTGGTCTATTTAATAACTCTTCTACATTTTCAATGCTTCCTGAGCCAACGGCTGAACCTATTCCATCTCATCCATCTCTTGTTGTAGAAATACCTATAGTTATTAGGAAAGTGTAAGCAACAATAAAAATTATTAATTGTATGAAACCAGCTTCTTTATAGTTCATACTTCTTTTTTTTGTATAAATTGTTTTATTGTTAGCATCAGATGCTAAATCAACTATAGCGATATCAACGAATATGTTTGATCCTAATAAACATATACTCATCAGTATTAAGTTTGAGATAATTCTGGCAGCAGCACTTTCTTTACCACCTAACATTTTTTCTAATAACTTAACAATTGATCCATCTGGAGAACCCATAAACAATGATAAGGCCATTAGTACATAAAATATAGCAACAAATATCATACCTGCGAATAAAGCTTTTGGAACAACATCTTTATTTGTTGCAGTTTTTTGTGCATTAGCAATATATACATATCCATCAAATGCAAATAAAATACCACCAAATCCACCTAGGAAAAGTATTGGTGATCATTCATTTGTTCCTCATGTATTTTTGTCAATTCCACCATTTCATCATGCACTTGTACCACCTGTTTTATCAATTAAAATAAAACCTGCAATAAACGCAATTAGTAAAGGTAAAAATTTAATTAAAATACCGACAACTTGAATTTTTCTGTTAATAAATCTTTTATAGATAGACAAAATTGTACAAGTAATAAATATACTTATCCCAACAACTAAATAAATTAGTAATTGTTGATAAGGTGTAATTGGAGCACCAATTGCTAATAATAAATAGTTAACAGCTCCAGCCACAAAAACACTTTGTGTGCTGGGTATATAAACTCATCCATACATAATAGAGAAAAAAGAAGCAGTTTTTCTATTTATAAATATTTTAGCTCAGTTCCCCAATGTACCATTACCAAAATGTTTTGTTGATGATGAAATTTCAATAAAAACAATCATTGACATGATACAAATAACACCAACAAAGGATCAAAGAATTAATGCAATTATTGGGTTGTTTGTTTGATTTAATAATTCACTATTTTTCATATAAATACCAGAACCAATTACAGTTCCAATAACCATTACAAAAAGAGTTAAAAATTCAAACGTTTTAGTTTTAGTTTTTTTAGTATTCATTGTTTTAACTTTCTATAAGATTAAAAATAATTGTAATATAAAATTTTTAAAAGTGAAAACAAAATAAAAAAACACTCTAAGTGTTTTAATCGATGTATTCTTTGTTATCAAAATAAGGCTTTAAAGCAGTAGGTAAAATTAATTTTTCCCCATCTCAATAGTTTTCTAAAATTGCAGCAATTAATCTGTCTATAGCAACTCCAGAACCATTTAAAGTATGTGCTAATTTAACTTCACCATTAGCATCTCTGTATCTAGTTTGCATATTTCTTGCTTGGAAATCTGTACAATTTGAACAGCTTGAAATTTCACGATATTTATTTTGTTCTGGGAATCAAACTTCTAGATCGTATGTTTTACTTGAACTAAAACCAACATCACCAGTACAAAGTTCAACAACTCTATATGGCAAGTTAAATAATTGAAGAACAGCTTCTGCATCATTAACCATTGCTTGAAGCTCTGCTTCACTTGATTCTTGATTTGTAATTTTTACTAATTCAACTTTATTAAATTGATGTAATCTTATTAAACCTTTTGTATCCCTACCAGCACTACCAGCTTCTTGTCTAAAACATTGAGAATAAGTTGTATAGTGAATTGGTAATTGGTTTAGGTCTAAAATTTCCCCTGCATGTAAATTAGTTAGTGGAACTTCACCTGTTGGAATTAAATATTGATCGTTTGTTGTTATATAAGCGTCTTCTTTAAATTTTGGTAATTGACCAGTACCATACATTGCTTGAGGATTAACAAGAAGTGGAACTGTTATTTCTGTATAACCTTTGCTTGTGTGAAGATTTAATAATATGTTAGATAAACTTCTTACTAATTTTGCTCCTAAACCAGTATAAACAACAAATCTTGACCCACTTAATTTTGGACCTGCTTCGAAATCAACTAATTTTAATTTATCCGCAATATCTCAGTGAGGAGTATTGTGTTTTTTAATTAATTCATTACCTCATTGTCTAACTTCGACATTATCATTATCATCATTCCCAATTGGCATATTATCATTAGGAATATTTGGAATGTTTTGCAATTTACTTGTTAATTGCTCTTGAACCAATTTTAATGAATCATCTAATTTTTCTATTTTAGAATTTATTAAAGTAACTTCTTCTTTAATTTTGTTAGCTTCATCACTTTGCTTGTTTCGCATTAATTCACCAACTTGTTTAGATAAATTATTTTTATTGGCTTTAAGATTTTCTACTTCCTTTAAAATTGATTTTCTTTGAACATTTAATTCAACAGCCTCATCAATAATTAATGAATAGTCACCGCTTCTTTTATTTAATTGTTCTTTTACTTTAACTAAATTACTCTCTATAAAATTTATGTCTAACATTTTTCCTCCAAGATCACTATGTGATTGCTATTTAAAATTATAATACAAATTAAGTTATAAAAAATCTATTCTTATTAGATAGAAAGCTATAATGTAATATTTATTATAAAAATAAGGTAAAATTTAAAAATGTATAGGAGATGTTTAAATGGATTTACAAGTAAGGGCGATAAGCCATAAACATAACGCAAAAATAGCAATAGTAGATATTAGTGAAAGTATGAGAGAGATTTGTGATTTACAAAAAACAAATCCATTCATTAGTATTGCATTATCAAAATTCACTTTAGGTAATACATTGATTTCTTTAGATAATAAAGAGCTTGCAAAAATTAATTCAAACTATGTTTCAAAAAATGGAGCAGTTAAAAAAATGATTGCTGAATTTCAAAACAATAAAGTTAGAGCATATGCACAAGTTAAAGATTTTGATATAGAAGAATATATTCCTAGATTAAGTAATAATCCTGTTTATGCCACCGTTGGTACTGAGGGACAATTATTAAATAGTAGAGATATGGGATTAAAAGAACCATATATTTCAACAATTAATACAGATTCTCCAAATATGGATCATATTTGAATGGATTTTTTAAGAGATAGTAATCAAGTTGGTTCTCTTTTAACTAGTGAAGTTAAATTGGATGATGAATTAAAAATAAAAAAAGTTGTAGGTATATTAATTCAATTACTACCAGAACACACTCAAGAAGATATAGACTTGCTTGACTCAAAGTTAGGTAATACAAAATTTATTTGTGAAGTATTGATGAAATCAACAAATTATAACCAGGTTATAAAAGAAATATTCGAAGATGCAGTTATATTAGAAAGCAAGCAAATTATTTTTGAGTGCACTTGCAATGATAATAAAATATTAGATTCAGTAAAATTATTGGGACAAAATGAAATTCAGCAATTAATAGAGAATAAAGAAGATGTCCAAGTTATCTGTGATTTTTGTAACAAAGAATACATTGTAAATAATCAAAATCTTAAAAACTTAATATAAAAATAACAATAGATTGGCCTTTTATTTTGCCAAAAATCTTTTGTTTTTTTATTTAAATGTTAAAATTATTAAGATATTGTTTTAACATTTTATAAATTTTTAAGGAAAGAATAGGGATAATAATGGCTAATAACAAAAAAAACACAAACACAAATACTTGATCAAAAGCCACAAATACAAAGGCTGTTAATGCTCAAAAAGCTAATCAAGTTAAAAATGAATCAGCACATAATAAAGAAATAGTTGATAAATATAAAGAAGCTATCAATTCAACAAATAAAAACTCTAAACAACCAACTAAAAAAGTTGTTGAACCAAAAACTTCAACAGTTGTAGCAAATTCAAATACAAAAAAACCTTTATCAAAAAGTGAAGAAAAATTAATTAATAAGATAAATGAAAAAGAATTAATAAAGCAAAAGATTGCTGAAGATAAAAAATTGAAAAAACAAAATAAAGCAGAAGCTAAAAGGATTTATCAAGAACAAATTAAACAAGAAAAAAACAGAATTTTATTGGAAAAACAAGAAAAAGATCTAAAACAAATACAAGAAGCGGAAGCAAAGGCCAAAAAAATGGAAGCTGAAAGAATAGCAGACGCTAAAAAATTAGCTCTTGAAGAAAAAGCGGCGAAGCAAGCAGAAAAAGCTCAAGCTAAAAAAATGGAAGCTGAAAGAATAGCTTTAGAGAAAAAAGCTGCTGCAGAAAAAGCGAAAGCAGAAAAGCAAGCAGAAGCTGAAAGAATAGCAGCCGCTAAAAAATTAGCTCTTGAAGAAAAAGAAAGAGAAAAATTAATTGAAGCTCAAAAATTAATTGAAGAGAAAAAAGCTGCAGAAAATGCTAAGAAAATTGAAGATGAAAAAATTCAAAAAGAATTAAAAACAAAAGCAGAATTTGAAGCAAAACAAAAAGAAACAGAAAATAAAAAAATAGCAAAAGAAGAGAGAACAAACATGGGACAAACTCAAACTGAAAAAACACCTAAAGTAGGTAAAAATTCAAAAACTTCTGAAGCTAGAGAAATTCAAGTTTTTGAACCAACAGCAGAATCTGAAGCAAAACGTGAATTTATTGAAATTGATCCTAAAACAAACTTTGATAAAGGTGTTAAAGGTTTAAAACAAAAAAATAAATATCAAAAACAGTTAACAAGCAAATATTCTAAAGATATTTTAAGTGAAGGTACTATTGTTACAACAACAAACTGTAAACCAAATACTTTAGAACATATTATTGAATTAAAAGATGTTAGAAAATCATATATTACAGGGGACTTAGAAACACCTATTTTAAAAGGTATTGATGTCAAATTAGATAAAGGTGATTTCATCGTTATCTTAGGACCATCAGGTTCTGGAAAAACAACCTTCTTAAACGTTATCTCTGGATTAGATAAAGCAACTGAGGGTGATGTATTCATTTTAGGTTCAAACTTATCTTTATTAAAAGATTCACATTTAACAAAATTTAGAAGAAGAAATGTAGGATTTATTTTCCAACAATATAACTTATTAACAAATTTAACTTCAAAAGAAAATGCTGAAGTTGGACAAAACCTTGCGAATAAAAATAAACAAGGAATGAGCATTGAAGAAATTTTTGAAACAATTGGAATGAAAGAACAAATGAATAAGTACCCTCATCAAATGTCAGGGGGGCAACAACAAAGGGTTTCTATTGCTAGAGCTTTAGCTAAAAATCCTGAAATATTGTTTGCCGATGAGCCAACAGGTGCGTTAGATGAAGAAATGGGACGTAAAGTTTTAGAAATTTTAGTAAAAGTTAACCGTGAGCAAAAAACAACAGTTGTTGTAGTTACTCATAACCCTAACATTGCAAAAATAGCTAATACTGTAATTCATATTAAAAACGGATTAATTGACAGTTTAGAAAAAAACTCAAAACCTGCTGATCCAAAAACTATTGAATGATCATAAAAATGAACCTATAATGGTTCTTTTTTTTGTTTTTATCAATAATAAGTCTTATAATTAAAATATTATATAAAAAGAAAGATGTTGAAATAAAATGAAAAAACTATTATTAACACTATCATCTGTACTTATAGTTGGAGGAGCCGCTGGTTCTGTTATTTCATGTGGTGTAAAGCCAGAAAAAGAAGTTGTCTTTGCCTTAATTGGTGGGTCAACAATGAGTGATAATGACTTAGAAAAACTTAATGCATATAAAGAAATGGCTGATGAATTTAATAAAACACATTCCCAAGAAAATGGATTTGCTCCCATCAAGGTTGTCTGAAGAGATTCTAATTATCTTAATAATTCAGTTCTTTCTGGGGATAATTTACCTGACTTATATATATCTTATGTGGATGCTGCGTCAACATATCTTGAATCTACAGTTGCTGATCAAGTAAGAGATATGGAAGATTCTATGGGTGAAGAAGGTTTTACAAAGTTTACAAATGATTTAATAACACCAGCATTTATTAATGAGGGTAAATATAAAGATACTCAAGTTGTTTTACCATTTGGTAAATCATTTGATATATCAGTTATTAATGTAAATTTATTGTTTGAATTTATGGGGCTATTTAAAAATGCTGGAGTTGAAAAAAAACTAGAAGAGCTTAAAACAACATATGAAGCCTATAATATAAAAAGATCTGATGTTCTTGAGCAACAAACTGAAATGTCAGGAACAAAAGTGTTTAAGGATAATTTAAAAATAGTAGGCTCAAACAATAATGAAATAAAATCAACAGAAAATGAAATTGTTTTAGAGGAAAGTAACTACAATTATTTAATAAATCTTTTTACTAATGTGGAAAATAGTATTGAAGGTATTAAATCCATTTTTGCATCAACTGATAATGTTTTAGAATTGACAAAAGCAATGAATCAAATAATTCAAAGTGATGGTTTAGATGTAACTATTAAAATTGATAATAATCAGTATGTAAAACCAAAAGAAAGATATAATTTTGCCTTTGGAATCGATTCTCTTGATAATAAATACTACATGGATTATGCATCAACTGATACTGGAACTGAAATTATTGATATTCAAAACAGTGAAGATTTTTGATATAAAGCAACTTATGAAAATAAAAAAGCCAATATTGAATTGAATTCTAAATCTAAAAGCTTTAAGGATACATCAAAATACCTACAAGGTATGAAAGAAATTGCATTAAGCAATAAAGGCCAAGAAAATAAGCTGACTTACTCTGAACAATGAAATGGAGTTTTCTCGACATCAAGATATGAACAGAATTCTCAGTCTAGAACATATATAACGCAAGATTTTACAAAAGGGACTATGTTTATGGGCGGTGCATCATCAGCAAATGATTTTTACTTTACTTCATCATGAACAAAAAAAGTAGATGTTTATAGGTCTCAAGAAACTTCGTCGGCAATAGCACAAGAAAATAAGAATGTAACTTACACGCCTGTTACTAGAGCAGATATTATAACAACATCCAAAACAAATGAGTCAAATCCACAAAAAGCTGTGTTTATGTCTCAAGGGAGAGGAATAGCTGGTTTTAAATCTAATGGTAGTAATGCTGCTCAAAAAGAAGAAAGTGTAAAAGGATTTTTAAATTATATTATGCAGCCAATTCCTTCAGCAAGGTTTGCATTAAGAACAAGTTACATGCCAGCAACAAAATCAGGCATGTTAGTCTATGAAAATTATTTAAATGGAAATTTCAATAATGCAAATGGAGAGCCTCAAAATCAAACAGAATTAGAAAAAGCAGTAAAAGAAATAGAACAAACGTATAATGGTAATGAAAAAATAACAGATTCAGAAATTAAGGAATTGGTTCCAAAATATTTTTATCAAATAATGACTAATGGTAAACCTGAATGAAAAGCCGGCATTAGTCCAGTTAATACAGGATTTATAAATGATTATTTGAATCCAAAAATAGAAGATAATGATCCAAATATTAGTTTAGTTTCGTCAAAAGCAAATCCAGTGACTGATATAGTTAGAAGCGGTATTAAAAATTCAATAAATGGAACAAATACAATTATGGATTTAGCCAAAAAACCTAACATGAGTTTTTATGATTTATTAAGTGAAGCAAAAGATCCTAAAGACCCATCATATTTAACTTACTGATTAAGAAGAAATCAGGGTGATTTTTATCAAGAAATAAATATTAATCATAAATAAA includes these proteins:
- a CDS encoding YfcC family protein, encoding MKNDFKIKNPFKKNKDVPSTKEKKQFKMLSAFTILLLIIAFIIFISWILKWSGVSVIDDKNESHDIVALGIFDLFIAPINGFVSGAEIIVFLVALGGFLNIVICSKALEGFSQNITSALKGKEIWAIIPLMVFFSIVGSAEGMAEESLGFYMICIPLMMAAGFDKLTGFMIVLLGAGVGVMNSTVNPFAIGVAVDTINGSGAGIETSVGDGLVWRLTSWFVMTTASIIFVMWYSWRVKMNPQKSVVFKTMEEDKKFFLNEAAEKIDMNWKRKLTLVFFGLTFILMIFYMVGWDSILGYDNKTSYGPFYKFGEWINTHIPYLSSQAEGFGNGGFIVVSAIFLLSSIVLGLVNGLGEDGFLDQFMAGAKDLFGVCLVIAVAGGIGWALEKSLIQQLVVSGLASSIGGINSSIGILIILFILFIPLSLFIPSTSGFARAVFPLLGGVLAKDSDVLASGSITAFSMANGFINLFTPTSGIIMAAIGIAKIDYTKFFKVMWPILVILFILSIVMISIGGAIGGNIA
- a CDS encoding APC family permease, with amino-acid sequence MNTKKTKTKTFEFLTLFVMVIGTVIGSGIYMKNSELLNQTNNPIIALILWSFVGVICIMSMIVFIEISSSTKHFGNGTLGNWAKIFINRKTASFFSIMYGWVYIPSTQSVFVAGAVNYLLLAIGAPITPYQQLLIYLVVGISIFITCTILSIYKRFINRKIQVVGILIKFLPLLIAFIAGFILIDKTGGTSAWWNGGIDKNTWGTNEWSPILFLGGFGGILFAFDGYVYIANAQKTATNKDVVPKALFAGMIFVAIFYVLMALSLFMGSPDGSIVKLLEKMLGGKESAAARIISNLILMSICLLGSNIFVDIAIVDLASDANNKTIYTKKRSMNYKEAGFIQLIIFIVAYTFLITIGISTTRDGWDGIGSAVGSGSIENVEELLNRPTDYINWFSSGTSALVFIMVLAVMVAGVVNRFTKKVKVEQTKLFMVCGIISSLFMAIFIFFGIFAFIWEPKNIAKGDWGITQSGMWFLIILVVSLTINVIVFLIQEYKFKKDPYLDGWDGEINPNIEIEDSISIKTDLIYLKNKVFKRKEN
- the serS gene encoding serine--tRNA ligase, producing the protein MLDINFIESNLVKVKEQLNKRSGDYSLIIDEAVELNVQRKSILKEVENLKANKNNLSKQVGELMRNKQSDEANKIKEEVTLINSKIEKLDDSLKLVQEQLTSKLQNIPNIPNDNMPIGNDDNDNVEVRQWGNELIKKHNTPHWDIADKLKLVDFEAGPKLSGSRFVVYTGLGAKLVRSLSNILLNLHTSKGYTEITVPLLVNPQAMYGTGQLPKFKEDAYITTNDQYLIPTGEVPLTNLHAGEILDLNQLPIHYTTYSQCFRQEAGSAGRDTKGLIRLHQFNKVELVKITNQESSEAELQAMVNDAEAVLQLFNLPYRVVELCTGDVGFSSSKTYDLEVWFPEQNKYREISSCSNCTDFQARNMQTRYRDANGEVKLAHTLNGSGVAIDRLIAAILENYWDGEKLILPTALKPYFDNKEYID
- a CDS encoding Hsp33 family molecular chaperone HslO; this translates as MDLQVRAISHKHNAKIAIVDISESMREICDLQKTNPFISIALSKFTLGNTLISLDNKELAKINSNYVSKNGAVKKMIAEFQNNKVRAYAQVKDFDIEEYIPRLSNNPVYATVGTEGQLLNSRDMGLKEPYISTINTDSPNMDHIWMDFLRDSNQVGSLLTSEVKLDDELKIKKVVGILIQLLPEHTQEDIDLLDSKLGNTKFICEVLMKSTNYNQVIKEIFEDAVILESKQIIFECTCNDNKILDSVKLLGQNEIQQLIENKEDVQVICDFCNKEYIVNNQNLKNLI
- a CDS encoding ABC transporter ATP-binding protein, which translates into the protein MEIDPKTNFDKGVKGLKQKNKYQKQLTSKYSKDILSEGTIVTTTNCKPNTLEHIIELKDVRKSYITGDLETPILKGIDVKLDKGDFIVILGPSGSGKTTFLNVISGLDKATEGDVFILGSNLSLLKDSHLTKFRRRNVGFIFQQYNLLTNLTSKENAEVGQNLANKNKQGMSIEEIFETIGMKEQMNKYPHQMSGGQQQRVSIARALAKNPEILFADEPTGALDEEMGRKVLEILVKVNREQKTTVVVVTHNPNIAKIANTVIHIKNGLIDSLEKNSKPADPKTIEWS